The Anopheles gambiae chromosome 2, idAnoGambNW_F1_1, whole genome shotgun sequence genomic sequence CACAACCTTCATCGCTTGCGTTCTCGCCACCTCGCGGTGTCTGCGTATGTGTAAACGTACGCACAGAGAATGCACGTGCTGCACTGTCCAAGAACGTGTTTCTGATGCGTTTGGGTCGAGACGGCGCAACAAAACCACCTTGAAGGCAAGCATGCCTCCTACACGCGCCCGACCCTACCCGCACCATCATTCTCAGATGACCTTCTGGTAATTTTCTAAATTCTTCCTCCATTTCCCTGAGCAGAACCATTTTTCTAACGCGCTTTGGTTGCGTACGGCAACAGCGTGTCGCctttgcgcgtgtgtgtgtgttatcttTGTGGGAGGGGTTCgggtttatttttatccttCCGCGACGCGGTCAACGTCAACGGTGGCCGCTGTTTTGCAACCGAAACACGCTCCTCGACCTATATATTTTTCTTGGCTTGGCGAATAGCAGCGCGCGCGTTGAAAATTAGAATGGGAAACGTGTCACGGATTTTCCACCCAGTCCACTCCACTTACCATAGCCACAGCCCACGGTCGCCCTTTTTCTCCAGCCCGTCGAGAATGGTTTGCTTCAGATCGCCTGCCGACTGGACGGTCAGCTTAGCGGTGCCGTTCTTTAGCTGGGCGGGAGACTCATcgagctgttgctgttgctgctgctgctcatctcCTTTCCGTTGCTCTCCATCGCCCACCGTGTGATCTTCCTGCTCCTGGCCCATCCTTGGCGTTCTTGGATAAACGGATAAACGGACTCACTTTGCAACACAGCCAACAAGCGCGCCGTACATTTAAACTTTCCCACCACTTTTCACTTCACGCGCGCGAGGCGCACACGTGCTTTATGGTTAGTTAAATATTTGCTAACACAACGGTATCATTTCCCGTAGAAAAACCATAAAAAACTGAGCTGATGGTACACTACTATTTGATTCGCACGTGTGAGTTGTGTTCGCGCCAAAATTTTCCTCGCCGTTGGCAGCCAAAACCGATGGCAACGAGCGGGCTTAGCAACCGCGCGCGCAGTGTGGATGGCGTTATCTCTAGCAATGCGCGCAGCTGCCACTTGCGTCTCCGATGGCGTACGCGTACCGAGTGAGAGTGAAAACGCAACTGCCACAAATTCAAACACGGGCGCGCGTGCTCCGGCGTACatcgaagagagagagagagagagcgcgaaatgggagagagagatgccGATttgaaaactgctcgaaatcGGTGAAGCGAAGGATTGCGCGCGTGGGGATCTTACACTAAATTGGATTAGATGGTGCCGCATTTGGGACCTTTTCGTTCGCTTTCAATGCACTTTCTGATCGGCCCTTATATCAGCCAGCTCTACACACCGGGTGCGGTGGCAATACGGCTACAGTTACGAATTGCTGCTACGAATTGTACGCCACATCCGGTCAGCGGCCAATTGGCTCTTTTGTGCATCAATCAAAGACCACGGGGCTTAAGAACCGAGCGACGAAATTGATGACAAACCCCATACCGATTACTTTCCGGGGGTGGCACTACTTGTGCCATTAACATTGTggcttcttttctttctttgacGAGCGAACAACAAATACATTGTATCAAGAGGACACAGAGCAGAGGGGCAGGAAACAGCTAAACGAATCTTGCGGGTTTGTTCGAACGTCTTCGTTCCCCAGGAACATGACACGGTGggggtttttattcacaaaaaaggtTAACAAAACAAGCGAAAAGTAGTTCTCCACGTTTCAGGCCATTCGTTTGGGCAGCTGGAAGAAGTGCTGGCGGTTGCAATCCTTATCCTCCTTACCgctatcatcatcgtcgtcttcgtcgtcctCATACATGATGCGCTTTAAATTAACTGTACGTGTGCGGGAAGCTGCTTTCGCCGCGTCGTCCGCGGCCATCTTTTTCTCCGACGATGATGGTTTGTCGTCttcatcgtcgtcctcgtACATAATGCGCTTCAGATTTACGGTGCGCTCCCGGGGTGGTGCGTTCCGCGGGATTTCCTGCCTATTACTATCGTTCGCTTCCGTGGAATGCTGGCTTGCCGTCGTTTGTACTGCATCCGATGGCACATTACTGGTAGTAGTAGTGATTGTAggcgacgatgacgatggaaTGTCCTCCTCCTGCCCTACCATCGATGCTTCGAGCCGATCGAGCTCGGCAAAATCAAGCatatcatcgtcgtcatcgttgaACATATCGTCCATGCACGGTGATGTGTTGTTCTGGTGCGGTTGTTCGGTGGAACTTTTCTGTGGGACACCACTAGCGTCCACGTCCGTTGGGAACAGatcctcatcgtcgtcgtcgatcaTGTCCTGTAGTGAAGCGTTAAAAGcgttctcttcttcttcgtcgaCCTCTTTCGTCACCTTCTTTTCGGCCAACACCGGCTTCGGTTGAGAAGCTGGCGGTGTTTTCTTCGCCTGCAGCCGTCGCCATCGCTCCCAGGTCAGCACAACCTTTACCTGATTGAACGTAATCTCCGGTGGACAGCGTTCCTTAATAGAGGTGAGCGTAATCGATTGACCGAGATCGGCGGGCAGATGCATCGCAATCGCTGCGTACACATCCTCCCGCACACCCAGCCGGCTCACATCGCGCTCCTCAACGGGCAGCCCCGCCCGTACCGCGTCCAGTATGTGCTCGATGATGGTCGCCTCCTTGAGGCTTCTTATAGCGGCAATCTCGGCAATCGATTTGCCCTCCGTTTTCCACAAACTATAGCTCGTGGCTTTCGTTGCGGACAGCCCCTCAACCGTGGGTTGGTTGGGCTGGTGCTGCGTCGTTGAGCTGCTGGCACCGGGCAGCAgattgcgctgctgctgtatgCACACCAGAAACTCGCGCCCAAACTTTTGCAGCTTCGCGTCGGAAAACCCGTCCAGCTGGATGTCCTTCATCTCCTGCAGGTTGAGCGGCTGCCGGGTGGCCATCGCGTGCAGGGCCGCGTTCGACGCGATCATGTACGGCATACACTCGTAGGTCGTCGCCAGCTCGGCCCGCTTCTTCAGCAACGACTTGACAAGTTCTTGGCGCAGATCTTGCTGTGTTGCGGGCGGCCGGGCTGCCGGCAGCTGCGCCGTCTCGTACAGTGCGGCGGGCTTAATGACGGTCAGCGAACGGaacatggtggtggtgggtttgaGTAGCAGCTTGCGATCTTTGCCACCGTCCGCAAGCCAGCGGCGCCCGGCAGGTGCAAGCTGGTAGTGCACTCCCTGTGCAAATTTGTTGAACTGGTTTGTGATCTTCGTCTTGCTCAGGTAGCCTTCCCGCTCGAGCAGCGTGCCGAGCCCCTTCCACCAGTCCTCGTCCCGATGTTTGCCCTTCCCGTGCAGGGCGTTCGTGTGGAACCGTTCGGGCAGCTTTTTGTTCTTCGAACCGCGCAGCAACATGATGGGCATTGCCATGCTGACCGCGCCATAAAACGCCCCGATCGCCTTCAGGAACAGTTCCGCGTCGGGCGCAAAGTTGTAGCAGCCGTCCGCATCGATCCCCTCGTACCGCTCGCAATCCTTCGCCAAACCGCCGCGCGTACAGTTGTCGCAGCAGCGGAGCCTCGGTGCGGACGCTTGCCCCTGCTCCGCTTTGTGCGCCTCGGCCGGCATGACGCCCTCGAAGTAGTTCAGTATGAACCGCCGCCGACAGTCGCGCAGCTCCACGTACTCGGCCATCCGGCGGCCGAGCTCTTCCTGCGTTGCCTTCACCGAGCTGGGGATTTCCGATCGCAGAAATTCGTGCGTTTTGAAATCGCTCGCGCTCCAGTATATGATGCAGCGGGCCGGCTGGCCGTCTCGGCCCGCCCGGCCCGCCTCCTGGTAGTAGCTTTCCAGGTCCTTCGACGCGCCGTAGTGTATGACGAGCCGCACGTCCGGCTTATCGATGCCCATGCCGAACGCGATCGTTGCCACGATCACGCGCACCCGATCGGTCACGAAGCTTTCCAGCACCTCCTTCCGCCGGTTGAGCGACATGCCGCCGTGGTACGGCGCACAGTCGATGCGCTTGGCCTGCAGCAGCCCCACAATGTCGTCCGTTTGCTTGCGCGTCAGACAGTAGACGATGGTGCTTCCGTCCCGATTTTCCGCCACCAGTGGCTGTATGTCGTGCATCGGGCCGAGCGGTGATTTCGGCCGCACGATAAACTCCAGGTTCGGCCGATCGAACCCGGTGCAGAGCACCTGGGGCCGTACCAGCCCGAGCGAGGCAACGATATCGTCCCGCACCTTTTGCGTTGCCGTCGCAGTAACCGCCAGTATGGGCACCTTGGGGCAGAGCTTCCGTATCACGCCCAGATTGCGGTAGGCGGGCCGGAAATCGTGGCCCCATTTGCTTAAGCAGTGCGCTTCATCGATCGCGAACAGGACGAGCTGATCCTGCACCGCTCGGAGCAGCGACTCGCCAGCGTCGGTTGCAATGTACTCGGGCGTAAGGTAAACGACGCGCAGCAGGCCTGCTTTGATGTCCGCCAGGCGCGATTCTTTCTGGGCCGAGCCGAGCAGACAGGCGGGTATGTTGCACAGGTTCAGCGCCATCACTTGATCCTGCATCAAGCTGATCAGGGGCGATACGACGAAGGTCAGCCGGTCGAGAAAGACGGACGGGAACTGGTAGGTGAGCGATTTGCCGTAACCGGTCGTCATGATCGCACAGTTGTCCCGCCGCTGCACGATGATGGAGTGGATGATGCGCCACTGCATCGGCCGGAACGATGTGTGGCCGAAGCTGGCGGACAGGGTTTTTAGATGCTCCGGGCCTGGTTCATCGCTGTCGTTGGGTTTGTCCTTGGCGAAGGACATAATTTCAGTCTGTAGTCTACAATGAAAGAAAACACGATTTCGAGTGAGTTGTGCGGAGCACGAACTTGTGCgtgttgtttgttatttttttgtattgcccAGAATGCCGCGCA encodes the following:
- the LOC133391921 gene encoding bifunctional 3'-5' exonuclease/ATP-dependent helicase WRN-like, with amino-acid sequence MSFAKDKPNDSDEPGPEHLKTLSASFGHTSFRPMQWRIIHSIIVQRRDNCAIMTTGYGKSLTYQFPSVFLDRLTFVVSPLISLMQDQVMALNLCNIPACLLGSAQKESRLADIKAGLLRVVYLTPEYIATDAGESLLRAVQDQLVLFAIDEAHCLSKWGHDFRPAYRNLGVIRKLCPKVPILAVTATATQKVRDDIVASLGLVRPQVLCTGFDRPNLEFIVRPKSPLGPMHDIQPLVAENRDGSTIVYCLTRKQTDDIVGLLQAKRIDCAPYHGGMSLNRRKEVLESFVTDRVRVIVATIAFGMGIDKPDVRLVIHYGASKDLESYYQEAGRAGRDGQPARCIIYWSASDFKTHEFLRSEIPSSVKATQEELGRRMAEYVELRDCRRRFILNYFEGVMPAEAHKAEQGQASAPRLRCCDNCTRGGLAKDCERYEGIDADGCYNFAPDAELFLKAIGAFYGAVSMAMPIMLLRGSKNKKLPERFHTNALHGKGKHRDEDWWKGLGTLLEREGYLSKTKITNQFNKFAQGVHYQLAPAGRRWLADGGKDRKLLLKPTTTMFRSLTVIKPAALYETAQLPAARPPATQQDLRQELVKSLLKKRAELATTYECMPYMIASNAALHAMATRQPLNLQEMKDIQLDGFSDAKLQKFGREFLVCIQQQRNLLPGASSSTTQHQPNQPTVEGLSATKATSYSLWKTEGKSIAEIAAIRSLKEATIIEHILDAVRAGLPVEERDVSRLGVREDVYAAIAMHLPADLGQSITLTSIKERCPPEITFNQVKVVLTWERWRRLQAKKTPPASQPKPVLAEKKVTKEVDEEEENAFNASLQDMIDDDDEDLFPTDVDASGVPQKSSTEQPHQNNTSPCMDDMFNDDDDDMLDFAELDRLEASMVGQEEDIPSSSSPTITTTTSNVPSDAVQTTASQHSTEANDSNRQEIPRNAPPRERTVNLKRIMYEDDDEDDKPSSSEKKMAADDAAKAASRTRTVNLKRIMYEDDEDDDDDSGKEDKDCNRQHFFQLPKRMA